One stretch of Eretmochelys imbricata isolate rEreImb1 chromosome 1, rEreImb1.hap1, whole genome shotgun sequence DNA includes these proteins:
- the LOC144277710 gene encoding olfactory receptor 52K2-like, protein MQETPFCLRVGHLLPYSMSDSNTTDFTNPSTFILLGIPGLEAAHIWISIPFCTMYVIAIFGNFTILFIVKVEPSLHGPMYYFLCMLAVTDLVLSTSTLPKMLSIFWFNSREIDFSACLTQMYFILISSVLESGILIAMALDRYVAICHPLRHSTTLTNAMVAKIGLAVLLRGIIVILPFPILARLWPYCRTNVIPQPYCAHIAVVNLACADTHVSSYYGLFVLLFVMGLDGIFIAVSYTQILRVIFILPTKDAWDKTLGTCGSHLFVILAFYIPSLIMSLMHRFAQNVPLHFHVLIGNVYLFMPPMLNPIIYGVRTKQIRDRLLRLFTHTGA, encoded by the coding sequence ATGCAAGAGACACCGTTCTGCCTCAGAGTTGGACACCTTCtcccctactccatgtcagattccaacacaaccgacttcaccaacccctccaccttcatcctgctgggcattcctgggcTGGAGGCGGCCCAtatctggatctccatccccttctgcaccatgtATGTCATAGCCATCTTtgggaacttcaccatcctgttcattGTGAAGGTGGAACCAagcctccatgggcccatgtactatttcctctgcatgctggccgtCACTGACCTGGTCCTGTCCACATCCACCCTGCCTAAAATGCtaagcatcttctggttcaattccagggagatcgatttcagtgcctgcctcacccagatgtacttcattcTCATCTCATCTGTGTTGGAGTCTGGGATCCTCATAGCCATGGCTCTGGATCGCTAtgtggccatctgccatcccctgagacattccaccaccCTGACAAACGCCATGGTGGCCAAAATCGGCCTGGCCGTGCTGCTCCGTGGCATCATAGTCATACTGCCCTTTCCCATCCTAGCGAGGctgtggccatattgcagaaccaacgtCATCCCCCAGCCCTACTGTGCCCACATAGCCGTGGTGAACCTGGCCTGCGCCGACACCCATGTTAGTAGTTACTACGGCCTCTTTGTGTTATTGTTTGTGATGGGTCTGGATGGGATTTTTATTGCCGTATCctatacccagatcctcaggGTCATCTTCATCCTCCCCACAAAAGATGCATGGGACAAGACTTTGGGGACCTGCGGCTCTCACCTTTTTGTCATTTTAGCCTTTTACATCCCAAGTCTCATCATGTCCCTCATGCACAGATTTGCCCAAAATGTGCCCCTGCATTTCCACGTTCTCATTGGCAATGTGTACCTCTTCATGCCCCCCATGTTAAACCCCATAATCTATGGGGTGAGGACGAAACAGATCCGGGACAGGCTGCTCCGGCTCTTTACTCATACAGGGGCCTGA